The Candidatus Neomarinimicrobiota bacterium genome contains the following window.
AGTATCGCCTACCAATCTGGAGCGTTATGGTCTTACAGTCGGTGACATCGGAAACTCAATCCGGGCTGCCAATCTGAACATTTCTTCAGGCTCTATTCTCACCAACCGTGAACGCATTCAAATCAGATCCTATGAAAAGAAGTATCAGGCGGAAGAGCTGGAAAACATACCTGTGATTTCAAGCATTGATGGTCAACAGGTCAGTCTCAAAGAAATCGCTTCCATCCGCGAACAATGGCCAGAAAACTGGTTTTATGAGCAAACAGATGGCCAGCAGACCATCGATCTGCATGTCATGTATAGCAATGACGAAGATGTGCTGGATATCGCCAAACTTATTGATGAAAAGATCATTGAAGTGGAGGCTCGCTATGGTGGCCTCATCCATATTGATCAATTCATCCGCGATACTGATGAGCTGGAAGAGCGCATACTAACACTGATCCAGAATGGATTTATAGGTCTGGTTATGGTGCTCATCATTCTCAGTTTCTTTCTCAATCTGCGGCTGGCCTTCTGGGTCGCCCTGGGCATCCCCATCAGCTTTATGGGCACCTTTTTTGTCCAGTGGATGATGGGTATCACCATCAATGAAATGAGTCTGTTCGGATTGATCCTGGTGCTGGGGATTCTGGTGGATGACGGGATTGTCATCGGTGAAGCCATTTTCTCCATGCGAGAACGGGAAGGCAAGTTGGGAATTGACGCTGCTGTTGCAGGAACGTTGGAGGTCATCAAGCCCGTGACGATCTCGATCCTGACCACCATGGTAGCTTTCATGCCCTTCTTTGCCTTATATGGTGACCTGCGAAATTACACGTGGCAGATTGCTTTCGGCATCGTGGTCGCCCTGGGTTTTTCACTGGTTGAAGCATCCATGATTTTACCCGCTCACCTTGCTCACAGCAAAGCCTTAACCAAACCCCCAGGCGAAGGTGTTTCCAGCCCCATGCGACGCAAGTTGGAAGCGAAAATCAATCATTTTATTGAAAACGTCTATGGACCCTTCTTAAAACGGATCATGAATTACCGTTGGAGTGTCGTCGCCGCCACCGTGGCTGGAATTTTGGTTATGGCCGGCGCTTTTGCCGGAACCCATATCAAGGCTCAATTTTTTCCGGATATTGAAGCACCCTACGCCCAGGTTCGCATTGAATTGCCCCTGGGCATCAACACGGATATTGCCAATCAGATTCGGGCGGAAGCCATTGAAAAGGCTGTGGCCTTTGGCGTTAGCAAGGCTCAACCTGTAGATGGGTATGACAATGCAATTTTGAGTCATCATTCCTGGATGAATGGCAATACCATCAGCATCTTTATGTCCCTCATTCCTGCCAAGGATCGCGAATATACGGTGAAATCATTTTCCGATGAACTCAGTGAGGCTCTCGGTGAATTCCCCGATGCTGAAAATGTCCAGGTAGGCAGCTTCAGTTTTGGGGGAAGTCCAATTTCGGTGCGTTTCCTCTCCATGGATATGGATGAGCTGCAAAAAGCCAAGGACCTGCTCAAGGAAGAATTAAAAACCATCGATGGGATCAAGGATATTCGCGATGACACACCATTGGGTACCAACGAATTTGTTGTAACCTTGAAACCCAAGGGTGAAGCATTGGGACTCACGCTCTATGATGTTTCCAGCCAATTGCGCCAGGGCTTTTACGGTCAGGAAGTCATGCGACTCCAACGTGGACGTGATGAAGTCAAGATCTGGGTGCGGTTCCCGGAAGCAGATCGCCAGAGTGTCTCACAGCTGGAGAATTTAAAAATTCGCACACCTTCGGGGAGCTTTGTTCCCTTTAAGGAAATTGCCAGTTATCACATGCAGCGCAGTTTGCAAAGGATTCGCCATGAAGACGGATTCCGAGCTGTTTCCATCCACGCCAATATGGACTACACCAAGAATGACCTGGCGGTTGTCCAGGAGGAGCTAAATGGCAAGATCATTCCCTGGGTACTGTCTCAGGTAGATGGGGTTACCACCGCTTTTGGTGGTCAGAATGAATTTGTCAGGAAGTCCACAGAATCCATTCAATTCACCCTGATCCTGGCTTTTGTGATCATGTTTACCATCCTCATGTTCCTCATGAAATCCTACGCCCAGTCGTTTCTGGTTCTTGGTTTGATTCCCCTGGGAACCGTTGGTGCTGTTGCAGGACATGCCATTATGGGATTACCTGTTTCATTCCTGTCATTTCTGGGGATCATCGCCCTGGGCGGCATTATCGTTAATGATTCAGTGGTGTTGATTGACCGATATAACAATTTGAAACTAAAGGCTATTCCCCCTGCTGAAGCTATCTATATGGCGGGCAAGCAACGGTTTCGCCCCATTGTTATGACCACATTAACCACAGCAGCCGGTCTAGCGCCTCTGATTTTTCAGAAATCTGAAGGGGGGCAATTCCTGGTGCCCATGGCCGTATCTGTGGCTTTTGGGGTGGTCTTCGGAACCTTCCTGACCCTGCTCATGCTCCCGGCAGTTTTACTGGTGATTGATGAGGATCTACCTGTAATGCGTGCCAAGGTTTTCGCCTGGTTCAAAGGTTCCAATTAGATACTGGCAGTCACATTCATCTTTTTGATCAATAATAAAAGCGATACTGGCATAATTGTCAGGATCGCTTTTGTGTTCATGCTGGTCAAGGAATGGATTAAAAATCGTATCCTTGTTGGAGGCAACATACTCTTAGGAGCTGATCTCCAAACCTGCCTTCCCCTCTCGTATCTTGATTACAGTGGCCTCGGGATTGGCCAGAACATACTTGGAGATTGGAGCCAGAATCTCCTGTTTCACTAACCTTTTCAGAGGGCGAGCACCATATTCAGGCAGATAGCCCTTCTTGGACAGATAGCCATGCACCGAGGGATCTATTTCAACGGTAAAACCGCCTTCAGCTAACAATCTCACTGCCAGAGCCAGTTGGATATCGACAATTTTTTGGATTACTGCTGCTGAGAGATCATTGAAAGTCAGGATCTCATCAATACGGTTAATAAACTCAGGGCGAAGAAAAGACCGAATATCATCAGATGGTATGTTTGAGGTCATCACAATTATTGTGTTTTTGAAGTTGACCTGTCGCCCCTTGGCGTCAGTTAAATGTCCATCATCCAATATCTGTAACAAGAGATTCAATACATTGGGGTGGGCCTTCTCAATCTCATCAAACAGAATGACTGCATAAGGGCGGCGGCGAATTTTCTCTGTAAGCTGGCCCCCTTCTTCATAACCCACATATCCTGGAGGGCTTCCAATTAATTTTGCAATGGCGTGTTGCTCCATGTATTCACTCATGTCGATACGAACCATAGCTCGTTCATCATCAAACAGGACTTTAGCCAGAGATTTTGCCAGTTCCGTTTTCCCCACACCAGTATTGCCCATGAATAAGAAAGAACCCAGGGGACGATGCTGGTCTGATATACCCAGTTTGGACATGCGAATCACATCGGCAATCTTGCCCACCGCTTCATCTTGTCCTACTACCCGTTTCTGGAGTAGTTTCTCCAGATCCAGTAGTTTTTCCTGCTCACCGGCCAACATTTTTGTTACTGGAATACCGGTCCACCTGGATACGACCTCGGCGATATCTGTCGTACTGACTTCCAACTTCAGAAATCGACTATCAGCCAACTCCTGTGTCAACACCTCCACCTGTCGTTCAAGACCGGGAATCTCCTCGTACTGGATTTTGGCAGATCGCTGATAATCCCCATCTCTCTGGGCTTGTTCTGCTTTTTGCCCAAGTAATTCCAGGCTGCCCTTTAAGGCTTGTATCTCGGCGGCTTGTTTTTTCTCGGCCTCCCAGACACCACTTAATTCCTGTAGTACTCCCTTAAGCGTATCAATCTCAGTTTTTACTTCTTTGAGTCGTGCACGTGAACGCTCATCTCGTTCTTTTTTAATAGCCTCGCGTTCCACTTCCAGTTGAATAAGTTTGCGCCGAGCATCATCAATCTCTGCAGGTGCAGAGTTCATTTCCATACGGATCAGAGCTGCAGCCTCATCCATGAGATCCACAGCTTTATCGGGTAAAAATCTATCGGAGATATAGCGATCTGACAGACTGGCCGCTGAGATCAACGCTGAGTCCTTGATATGCAGACCATGATGAAGTTCATATTTATCTTTTATACCCCTCAAAATGGTGACGGTGTCTTCCACAGTAGGTTCTGCAATGTATACCTGCTGAAACCGTCGTTCCAGGGCGGCGTCTTTCTCGATGTATTTCTGATACTCACCCAGGGTGGTAGCTCCAATAAGTTTCATGCGTCCCCGGGCCAGTTCTGGCTTGATCATATTGGAAACATCCATTTGCCCTTCGGCATTACCAGCACCTACGATCATGTGGAGCTCGTCAATAAAGACAATTATTTTGCCGTCGCTATCGACCACTTCTTTGATAAAATTCTTCAAGCGCTCTTCAAACTGACCACGATACATGGCACCAGCCACCATGGCACTCAAGTCCAGGGTGATGAGCTGTTTGTCTTTAATGTTTTCAGGGACATCGCCCTCAATAATACGGCGCGCCAGCCCCTCTACGACTGTGGTTTTACCTGTGCCAGGATCGCCAATAAGTACCGGGTTGTTTTTGGTCCTTCTGGACAGAATCTGAATGATGCGACGAATTTCGTCTTCTCTTCCGATGACAGGATCTATGCGTCCTTCCCGGGCCAGTTTGGTCAGGTCGATTCCATATTTTTCGATGGGGTTAACGTTCTCTTCAGGATTTATAGTTTGGTTCATTGTGTGCTCCTCAATTCAATGTGACGCTTAATAGCGAAGGTCATGCCAGCAATAAATATCTGTCAATACGGCAGTTAAGCTTATTTATTTTGAGTTTTTTTATGTGAACTATGGTGGATTGACAGGAAATGCTCTAGAATGCTCTGCCAAAACTGCAGAGTGCGCTGGAAATGATTTGAGTGATCCGCGCTGAGTAAAATTGGTAAAGCCTAAATTATTACTAGATTAGTCCATGAGAATACCTGACCCATTTACTTTGATCATTTTTGGCGGAACGGGAGATTTGTCCCACCGTAAACTTTTTCCAGCCCTGTTTAAGCTCTATCAACAAAAGCGCCTGGCTGAAACCTTTGAAATAATAGGGCTTGGGCGCAGAGCACTTTCCGATGAAACCTTCAGATTAAAAATCAGCACTTCATTGCTATCTGAAAGCGAGCACCCCTCAGAATCTGACCAAGTCAAAACCTTTTTGGAACATATCCATTTTCAAGGCCTGGATATGGGGAAATCATCCGATTACAAACGCCTGCGAACTCGCTTGCACAGCTTCGAAGAACCTGTCCAGAAAAATATCCTTTTCTATCTGGCCACAGCCCCCACTTTCTTTGCTCCCGTTGCCCGGGAGTTGGCAGCTCTGAACCTGAATCAGGAAATCTCTGAAAGCACCTGGCGCCGTATCATCCTGGAAAAACCCTTTGGGACGGATTTGGAAAGTGCCAATCTGCTCAACACTGAACTCCTCCAGTGCTTTGAGGAGCATCAGATCTACCGCATCGATCATTATCTGGGAAAGGAATCAGTTCAGAATATTCTGGCCTTCAGGTTTGCCAATGGACTCTTTCTACCCCTCTGGAATCGACGGCACATCCATCGCGTGGAAGTCACAGCCGCCGAGAGTCTGGGTGTTGAAGATCGGGGGGGCTATTATGATCAGTCCGGAGCCATGCGTGACATGATTCAAAATCATCTCCTTCAGCTGCTGGCCGTGATTGCCATGGAACCACCCAATCATTTTGACCCGGATTCCATTCGTGATGAGAAAGCCAAGGTGTTAAAAGCTCTACGACCCATTCACGGAGCCGATATTCATGACCAGGTCATCCGAGGCCAGTACATCGGTTCCAAAATTCGTGGTGATGTTGTTCCCGGCTATCGCGATGAAGTCAATGTGGATCCCAAATCCTCCCGGGAAACTTTTGTGGCCATTAAAGCCTTTATTGACAATGAGAGGTGGCAAGGGGTTCCTTTTTATATCCGCACGGGTAAACGACTGCCTACCCGGGTCAGCGAAGTGGTCATCCATTTTAATGGTCCAGGACACCAACTGTTTCACGATAAATCCGCTGAACATATAGGCGAGAATCAACTGGTCCTGCGTATCCAACCAGATGAGGGCGTGTTATTGAAATTTGG
Protein-coding sequences here:
- a CDS encoding efflux RND transporter permease subunit; the encoded protein is MLKNYLEFFTRHSKITNWIMIVILLAGAVSLTSLNVRVMPKMDLQGVQVNIPYPGASAREVEEGIITKVEESLRGLEGLGRIYSGSQDGYGWVYIEILPSVEMIKAIDKIRNAVNSIATYPTDAEKPVIYQDTMWQRVAMITLYGDTDLLTLKRISDEFRDELTKTGAVSLIRSFGTPHREIVVEVSPTNLERYGLTVGDIGNSIRAANLNISSGSILTNRERIQIRSYEKKYQAEELENIPVISSIDGQQVSLKEIASIREQWPENWFYEQTDGQQTIDLHVMYSNDEDVLDIAKLIDEKIIEVEARYGGLIHIDQFIRDTDELEERILTLIQNGFIGLVMVLIILSFFLNLRLAFWVALGIPISFMGTFFVQWMMGITINEMSLFGLILVLGILVDDGIVIGEAIFSMREREGKLGIDAAVAGTLEVIKPVTISILTTMVAFMPFFALYGDLRNYTWQIAFGIVVALGFSLVEASMILPAHLAHSKALTKPPGEGVSSPMRRKLEAKINHFIENVYGPFLKRIMNYRWSVVAATVAGILVMAGAFAGTHIKAQFFPDIEAPYAQVRIELPLGINTDIANQIRAEAIEKAVAFGVSKAQPVDGYDNAILSHHSWMNGNTISIFMSLIPAKDREYTVKSFSDELSEALGEFPDAENVQVGSFSFGGSPISVRFLSMDMDELQKAKDLLKEELKTIDGIKDIRDDTPLGTNEFVVTLKPKGEALGLTLYDVSSQLRQGFYGQEVMRLQRGRDEVKIWVRFPEADRQSVSQLENLKIRTPSGSFVPFKEIASYHMQRSLQRIRHEDGFRAVSIHANMDYTKNDLAVVQEELNGKIIPWVLSQVDGVTTAFGGQNEFVRKSTESIQFTLILAFVIMFTILMFLMKSYAQSFLVLGLIPLGTVGAVAGHAIMGLPVSFLSFLGIIALGGIIVNDSVVLIDRYNNLKLKAIPPAEAIYMAGKQRFRPIVMTTLTTAAGLAPLIFQKSEGGQFLVPMAVSVAFGVVFGTFLTLLMLPAVLLVIDEDLPVMRAKVFAWFKGSN
- a CDS encoding AAA family ATPase — encoded protein: MNQTINPEENVNPIEKYGIDLTKLAREGRIDPVIGREDEIRRIIQILSRRTKNNPVLIGDPGTGKTTVVEGLARRIIEGDVPENIKDKQLITLDLSAMVAGAMYRGQFEERLKNFIKEVVDSDGKIIVFIDELHMIVGAGNAEGQMDVSNMIKPELARGRMKLIGATTLGEYQKYIEKDAALERRFQQVYIAEPTVEDTVTILRGIKDKYELHHGLHIKDSALISAASLSDRYISDRFLPDKAVDLMDEAAALIRMEMNSAPAEIDDARRKLIQLEVEREAIKKERDERSRARLKEVKTEIDTLKGVLQELSGVWEAEKKQAAEIQALKGSLELLGQKAEQAQRDGDYQRSAKIQYEEIPGLERQVEVLTQELADSRFLKLEVSTTDIAEVVSRWTGIPVTKMLAGEQEKLLDLEKLLQKRVVGQDEAVGKIADVIRMSKLGISDQHRPLGSFLFMGNTGVGKTELAKSLAKVLFDDERAMVRIDMSEYMEQHAIAKLIGSPPGYVGYEEGGQLTEKIRRRPYAVILFDEIEKAHPNVLNLLLQILDDGHLTDAKGRQVNFKNTIIVMTSNIPSDDIRSFLRPEFINRIDEILTFNDLSAAVIQKIVDIQLALAVRLLAEGGFTVEIDPSVHGYLSKKGYLPEYGARPLKRLVKQEILAPISKYVLANPEATVIKIREGKAGLEISS
- a CDS encoding glucose-6-phosphate dehydrogenase; the encoded protein is MRIPDPFTLIIFGGTGDLSHRKLFPALFKLYQQKRLAETFEIIGLGRRALSDETFRLKISTSLLSESEHPSESDQVKTFLEHIHFQGLDMGKSSDYKRLRTRLHSFEEPVQKNILFYLATAPTFFAPVARELAALNLNQEISESTWRRIILEKPFGTDLESANLLNTELLQCFEEHQIYRIDHYLGKESVQNILAFRFANGLFLPLWNRRHIHRVEVTAAESLGVEDRGGYYDQSGAMRDMIQNHLLQLLAVIAMEPPNHFDPDSIRDEKAKVLKALRPIHGADIHDQVIRGQYIGSKIRGDVVPGYRDEVNVDPKSSRETFVAIKAFIDNERWQGVPFYIRTGKRLPTRVSEVVIHFNGPGHQLFHDKSAEHIGENQLVLRIQPDEGVLLKFGLKVPGAGFKIAPVGMDFHYSDLNEDALPEAYERLILDALVGDNTLYARADAVQAAWKFVDPILDYWQKHPNTKLYGYPAGTWGPPETLKLFENSEEDWRYPCKNLSNDDSYCEL